Part of the Alosa alosa isolate M-15738 ecotype Scorff River chromosome 18, AALO_Geno_1.1, whole genome shotgun sequence genome is shown below.
CTATTCTTCCTTGTTACACTTAGGAGTAAACATGGCATCGTTGTCTCCAAATGGAAACAACGCCTATTATTGCAAAAATAGAGCAGTACTTTGCCACTCTTTTTGCATTTGGCTTGCTTAGTCCATACTGTTACAGTCTACGTACAACAAGTTTGTGCACATGTCCAAGACTCCCAACCACAAGAGTGATTAGTTTGCAATCCCAGGTTTGTGATACTGTCAGCAAGTGGCTGCTATTTAAACAGCTTGGAGTTGGAGCAAATGTCCATATACAAGTCAAAAGAACATCCTATTTCAACAATAGTCACATTCTTAATGTTCATATCTAAGATGATGGTGATATCTGGGGAATTTGGAATAttacagagagagataatatgGGTGTTTAGCATGGTGTTATATTAtttgtatcacacacacacacacacacaggggcaagTTCCTACTCTGATCGGCCCTCCTGTGCTGTGTTCATAGTCAGTCATGCGTGAACAGGCCCCTGCATGAATGAGACACCACTGATACCATGGCCTTTCTCCTCGTGGCTGCATGTCTGTAGCTGCAAGAACATCAGCCTCTCGTTAGTGTgtggttaaagtgtgtgtgtgttgtgtgtgtgcgtgtgtgtgtcaaagaaaGGCAGAcaaaggggaaaaagagagacaaaggttgtttgtgtgtgtctgtgagaaggACAGTGGGAACAAAAggagagtgcagtgtgtgtgtatgtgtgtcttgtaTGGATATGATAGAgattgtgtttgtatctgtatctgcatgaatgtgtgtgtgagacagagaaagagaaagaagaaactGGCCAGATGTATCTGTGGTCTAGCGATAGGGTgcaagtgtgtctgtgagagagagagagagagagagagagagagagagagagagagagagagagagaggggaggtagAGTAATAAGATAAAAAAAGAATGCACATGTGAAGAAAGGCAGTTTTTGCTATCTGACTGGGTGAGGAAGAGATACCGCAGGGGGAGTTCTGTGAAGAATATCATGGCGATAGaccaagagaaagaaagagaatctgagagaaagaaagagggggtgggggtacgTGGGCTAATCTTGCATCCCTGCAGCCATCTGCCCCCACCTTCAGGtcggaggtggaggaggaggggaggcacCATCTGTTCCTGGGGGTCCCACACTGCCCCTCTGCTACCATTTCCACCCCTGTTACATTTTCCCTTAGATGAGCTAATCCCCACACCACCTTATGTACCTgttttctcctctgctctccaccTGCTGCCTGGGTTCCAGAGGTGGACCGCACCAGTATAGAGCTGAACCATCTGAATTCCAGTCTCGGGCAGCTCCAGTCGGAACTGGCTGTTCTGCAGGCCAACCTGACCACCGTGCGGGACCGGATCAACGCCACGCTCCAGAAGCCGGCCTGCTTTGGCTGCAGTGGACTGCAGTCTGAGCTGGAGCAGCTGCCTGTGGACACAACCCTTAATGTGAGTGCGAGCAGAGATCGCTGACTTCAGGTCAGTCAGCAGGAGATGTTACAGAGGTTGGGAAACTACAGCTAAGCAGGAGGAATAAGTCTGAGCCCAGAGCATTTCTGCTGCCTAGACTGCAGAGAATTTGTTATCTTTCTTGAGTaggtatatataataatataatataatataataatattgggGATGGTATATTATGGGATAATGTGAAAGTGACAACTGAACTACCAACTGAACCAAACCCAGTACAGTTATATCTCAAGTGGGCAAAGAAAACGAAGCAACAACATTCTCTTATCTTTTTGAAATGGCTGGACACAAGCGACAGGCCTCCCCCTCTATTGTCTCTGACGCATGCTAATAATTATGTCGACTCACAGGCCTCTATGCCACCCCCCCGTTACTGGATCTTAGTGGGAATTGTACTGTTGTTGGGCCTCAATTAGCCTGCAGGAACATGCCGAACGCCAGCTTAATACACCCACACAATGGCTCTTGAAGACTATGGACAGCTTGAGTTACATGGAGACCTTTGCCTCTGTGCCACACAcctgaaacacaaacagaagaAAGAGTTAATGTTTTCAGCTGACCATAAAGAGCTGTTCCAGCCCTACTGAAAGCAGTGTaaacaaagaggagaacatttgcTCTTTTTTTCGCCTGGTGTAGTTTCACCTGTAAGCTTCATTGTTTTATATGTTTTTGTCATATTCCACTTACAAAGATCAGAGGTTGTGCAGCTGTGTTTGAGAAGAGCTCTTGTGAGCTTCtttgtttgtgtactgtatatcgCCCTCTGGTGTCTGGAAGTGTAATTGCACACATTGGAGAAAATGAATCAGTGCTCATGGTATTTCATTGTTCTTTGTTTCTGTTTTATCTATAATGAGTGACATCTCTACCTTTTGTGTGAATGTTATCTCCTCTACCATTAACAGACCCCTGATTTGAGCGAGTTTCAGTCAGCGGTGGATAAGGCCCAGGAGGCTAACCTGGAATCCGTAGTGAAGGAAGTAAGTTGCATTAACACACAACTGTGGAGCTGTGACCTGAGATTCAGTCACGCAGGAGAATCAATTATCCTTTTGGCTTCTGTCACCTGAAAGAGTTCATTTGACTCGTGCTTCCATAATAAGACTATGGGAGGGTGGAAAATGGCAGATTTGTTAAAGATATATGACAGACCAGTGCTATGTTCACTtatagcaaagtccttttaggcaagtccctccactcggcggccatttgacaacgctttttgggcatcgtcgggcatccattttggcagaaatgcgcgtgcgcaaggcttcacgacaccaatcttgctccagcggcgagatcacaacacatgattggcacgatgtcttcacaacacaccatattattggctcaatgtattcacatcacacgacatgattggctcaacgtattcacatgtcgacgttttgccgaggaaggggtgggatatgtgtagacaacggccatattggcgtgacaaactagccctatgcatttctatggagtattttttgagtgctgtgtctccacattagaaagtctctgcttatAGTCTGTATGGGTCCATGGCTCATACAAGCTCTCATTTAAACAGCATGAAAGCCATCAGGCTGCTGCCTGTGTTGCTCTCTTTAACTCAAACAGCACACACGACTGCCTCCTAATGTGGCTTTAGTCAGTTACTAAACACCATGCAGCATTTCCTGTCTCAGGCAATTCCATCTTCAAGTAATGAGGCACAATCTCACTCTTCTTTCATGTCTTCAGGGCAAAGACTTCTTTGACACTATACCAAAAAGGGTGACAAATGAAACTAAAGACACGGTGCAAAGTAAGTCTGGATGAACGGCTAATCTTTGTGTTtacaaattatttatttgatttcttTTATCTGACATGCTTTTGTATTTGTCCTTATTTTCAGGTGTTAAGAATAAGCTGGACAGCATCAAGACCCAGATCTCACAAGTGACCAATGATATTCCACTCAGCACACTGGAAGAGATCTCACAGGAGATCACCACTGCACAGGGCTACGTTGACCTATATAGTCCTGATGTAGAGAATGCTGAAAAATACAGGTTTGTTCCCcaaatcactctctctttttttgctaGCTTAACAtagttgtattgtattgttctCAACTTCAGAGGCATTTTTTAAACTTGTGACACGCTTCACTGCTTTAACATAGATGATACATGTACTGTGCATGTACTTATTTCACACAAATATACATTCTCATCAGTAGCCTGTGCACACTCCGTGGGATGCAAACCCATGGCCTTGTCACTGTTAGCGCCTCAAACAGTTGCATCCCGGTAGCGCATTACAACGTCCTTCTCCTGCCTGCACAGGTGGATTGTGGGAGTGATTCTGTGTTGTCTGATCCTGCTGGTGGTCGTGTGCAATCTCCTGGGTCTCCTTATGGGTCCGGCCGGCCTGAAGCCCAAGGCTGACCCCACGGAACGCTCCGGCACCGCAGACTGCGGAGGCACCTTCTTCATGGCGTAAGTGTGAAGCCTGAAGTGTTTGAAGACTAATCAGACACCACAGGTCAGAGCTGAGACAGAGGCTGGAGCTTGAAGGAAATGGCAGGACTTGGATGAGCTGAAATCACGTGTGAAAGACGTGTGGCAATCAATTCTCAAGTTCAACCCATTCAAAATTCAATCTCATTTTGACATGACAAAGATCTCACAGATAAAGAAGTAATGACGTATTTACAGATCCTTCAATGTGCATACACTGAGAATACAATTCCCATCCTCCTCCAAATAATAACACACAAAATGATAGTGAAGTCATGCATGCTTGCTGATAGGAGCACTGTTGCCCTTATGGTATTGGCTGACTATGTTGCCTTTCTGGTATTGCCAGACTCCATGTCATTGGACATGTTATCGTTGTGTTAATAATCCATGTGCAATGCAAAAAATTATAGTGAAGTTATGTATGCTTGCTGATATGAAGTTACCATATAAGACCACTGTTTGTGTTGCCCTTAAGGTATCGGCTGACTTTGTGTCACCCTTATGGTATTGGCAGACTCCATGTCGTTGGACATATTGACGTTGTGTTAATAATCCATGCAGTCAGGTTGTTTTCACATAACAGAGGCCATATTAGCTCTGCATTTTCTGAAGCCACCATCATGTGGGTGCCTTCACTCTGCCCAAATCATTCACTAAGGTTTATTAGACGGCATGGGAGCTCCTGGTATCCCTGGTTTCCCGGGACTCCTGGTATCCCTGCTTTGAGGAACACACTTCTTCAACGCAGAATCCTCGGCTTAGCACTAACACTCCCAGGCCCAAGGCTAGACTGTGTGAAACTCTGCCAGGGGTGGCCATCTTTGTGCTGACCCTGGTGGTTTTGTTCTCTTCCACAGAGGTGTTGGTTTCAGCTTCCTGTTCTCGTGGATCTTcatgttgcttgttttgatCCTCTTCCTGGTCGGGGGAAACAGCTACACCCTCATCTGTAAGCCATGGAGAGACCAGGAGCTCTATCAGGTGGGTCATACAATACTTGGTCCCTGTCCAATCAAAGGTACCCTCCATATTATTGTTGGACTACATTTTGCACTTCAGTCTGTGTGCTCTATACTCTGCAGGCCTAATATGctatatgttttgtgtgtcagTTACTGtgatgtgtgatatgtgtgtgataCTTGCTGGACTTTTTTTGAACTGTGTGTTTACGCTCCAAACACAGTTCATCGACACGCCAGGATTGATCCCCGGGTTTAATCTCTCTGAATCTCTGGGCCTGAAGACACAGCTGACCCTCTCAAATATTATCAGGTGGCAACGCTATCCTCTCCAATGTGTTCTGATTTATATATGCCATAACAGGACAACTTATTTACTCTAAATGTGGTGTTTTTCTTTACAGTGACTGCAATGAGAACAAGTCTCTTTGGATCACACTTCACCTTGATGAGCTTATTGACCTGAATGAGTTCCTGAATGTCTCCAAGGTAAACACTACAACCACAAGTAATACAAGGGTTTCTTAAAAACTCACCTGGCGTTCAGAAATCATGCTGATAACCTGTTTCAGTAACAATCATCTACAAGTCTGACTCCTGACTGACTAAAATTCAGATGtattcatgttttgttttttgaacAGTACACAGAAGAGATCAGGCAGAGCTTTGAGAACACTAATATCTCCATATCAACGGTTACTCTTCTGAGCCCCGACATTGTGGCCCAGTTAGAGAGCTTCTCAGGGCAAGCAGAAAGTGTCAACTTCAACAGTGCCATAGATCAGGTACTATGAGACCTCATGATCATGATGTGGAAATTATGAGATAATGTGAATTTaagtttcatttttatttactgTCCTTTGTCATGCATGTTTGCTACAGTATCTACATGGTATAGAGTATAGACATCTTATGTCCCTCTGTTACTGTCTGTGTCAAACCTTACTTTTTAGATCAATACATTTTCCACTTTTGGGGCAAATCTGACAACAATTGCTGACAAATTGGAGCAGTTAGCAGATGTGCAAGTAAGTAGTGTGACCCCATCTCATCTTCAGATCAGTGGCCAACTGACAGCAGCATGACAGACTGATATTCTCATCTGACTTCTCTCCACAGCTTGACCCTGGTGTGGAGGCAGAGTTGCGTCAGGAGGCAATTGACATGAGAAGCATCAGTAATGAATTCAATGATACCATCAAGCCACAGCTAGTATGTTGCTTTTACATATCATAAAGAAATATGTCAGTGTAAATGACTGAAAATGCAAAGCTTTTTAGTGTAAATCACTGAAATTGTAAACCTATTCAATGATTTATTTAACTTTTataatggtaataataatataagtgCTTTACCCATAGATTTACAGAGACTAAAATGTGACATTAATCCTGCAGCAAGAAGTCAAATCTTCAGCTGAACTCCTAAGTGCCACTGCCTCACAGATCAATGTAAGTACACACTGTAACATCGGCTGGAATACAGTATATCAGGTAGTACATGTAATGACCACCCCTAATGCTGGaattaaccacacaaacacatgacacaAACCTGATACTACATCTCGGAGTAGTCAGGGTTGTTTAGAGCagaggttctcaaacttttgtggGCCGGGGACCCCTCATTGAGTGGAAAATTCTCCAAGGACCCCTCATAATCGCAACACATAAAACTTAAGTTAATCATGTAGCTGCATACAGTagcctttttttctgttagatgcttatgttatttgtattttaaaaacataagAGTGCT
Proteins encoded:
- the prom2 gene encoding prominin-2, with amino-acid sequence MGRGLWKSGRSPAFWGCLTTTPLLLLLVCLPEPGTCQASCPSQDTPKTLSEPRYVPLPSLDLDTGFMTGIVHSFLGLVQPNPFPKDLLVRLVEDTTQITNQEMIQEVLRYEIGFLVCVAIGVLYIVLMPLVGFCFACCRCCGNCGGHMYQEQTKSINCRRRGLYWATLIITLVILAGNICMFASNESTKKSVEKTPQRLNTTLTNLNMYLTAVPEQITSVVNKSSQTVDTVSNNLNDIGPLLGREIQKGLEGPLNPALESVRSLALEVDRTSIELNHLNSSLGQLQSELAVLQANLTTVRDRINATLQKPACFGCSGLQSELEQLPVDTTLNTPDLSEFQSAVDKAQEANLESVVKEGKDFFDTIPKRVTNETKDTVQSVKNKLDSIKTQISQVTNDIPLSTLEEISQEITTAQGYVDLYSPDVENAEKYRWIVGVILCCLILLVVVCNLLGLLMGPAGLKPKADPTERSGTADCGGTFFMAGVGFSFLFSWIFMLLVLILFLVGGNSYTLICKPWRDQELYQFIDTPGLIPGFNLSESLGLKTQLTLSNIISDCNENKSLWITLHLDELIDLNEFLNVSKYTEEIRQSFENTNISISTVTLLSPDIVAQLESFSGQAESVNFNSAIDQINTFSTFGANLTTIADKLEQLADVQLDPGVEAELRQEAIDMRSISNEFNDTIKPQLQEVKSSAELLSATASQINETVGGVLQKVGAAQNFLNSNTSQIVKNESRDFLDCQLTFFTAFADWANITITQKLGQCGPVAQAVNSAETIVCTHLVESLNAFWFSLGWCMLFLIPSIILSVKLAKFYRRMKETDFFENPIPLTTFPRAAMMKPY